One window of the Methanomassiliicoccaceae archaeon DOK genome contains the following:
- a CDS encoding AMP-binding protein, with amino-acid sequence MVCIPRKNITSDERLGDLLDKCIRNHPDNDAIVYVDRDIRLSWREWGIEVDRVAKGMMAMGVQKGEKVAVWATNVPDWITIMFATAKIGAIMLTINTNYRSAELDYVLRQSDMENLFLIDGVRDVDYVQTVYDLVPELKTQPRDSFHSEKYPHLRRVVHLGPEKHRGMYSMNEVKSLACQTSDEEYQERKDSVDVHDVTMMQYTSGTTGFPKGVMLTHFNIANDGYWLGANMNYGPTDRLCLNVPLFHCFGCVLGVMACINHGVTMCFVEVFDPIKVMTTIETERCTAVYGVPTMFISILNNKLFDKFDFSSLRTGIMAGSPCPIKTMEEVVDKMNMKEITIVYGLTEASPGMTQTTYDEPSIEKKCSSVGKRLQGVDTVILDPETNEPCPDGVIGEFCCKGYNVMKGYYKMPEETAKIIDSNGYLHSGDLGYRDSEGYFYVTGRIKDMIIRGGENVYPKEVEDYIYNCPGVRDVQVVGVKSKKYGEQVGAFVIKEPGSDLIEQDIIDYCKKGIAWYKTPKYIHFIDEFPMNAAGKILKYELRQMAEQLWPDA; translated from the coding sequence ATGGTGTGCATACCCAGGAAGAACATCACCAGCGACGAGAGGCTCGGCGACCTGCTGGACAAATGCATCAGGAACCACCCCGACAACGACGCCATCGTCTACGTGGACAGGGACATCCGCCTGTCCTGGAGGGAGTGGGGGATCGAGGTCGACCGCGTCGCCAAGGGCATGATGGCAATGGGGGTCCAGAAGGGCGAGAAGGTCGCTGTGTGGGCCACCAACGTCCCAGACTGGATCACGATCATGTTCGCGACCGCGAAGATCGGCGCGATCATGCTCACGATCAACACCAACTACAGGAGCGCCGAGCTCGACTACGTCCTCAGGCAGTCCGACATGGAGAACCTGTTCCTCATCGACGGCGTCAGGGACGTGGACTACGTCCAGACGGTGTACGACCTGGTCCCGGAGCTGAAGACGCAGCCCAGGGACAGCTTCCACAGCGAGAAGTACCCCCACCTCAGGAGGGTTGTGCACCTCGGTCCCGAGAAGCACCGCGGGATGTACTCGATGAACGAGGTCAAGTCGCTGGCGTGCCAGACCTCCGACGAGGAGTACCAGGAGAGGAAGGACTCCGTGGACGTACACGACGTCACCATGATGCAGTACACCTCCGGAACGACCGGGTTCCCCAAGGGCGTCATGCTCACCCACTTCAACATAGCCAACGACGGGTACTGGCTGGGAGCCAACATGAACTACGGCCCCACGGACCGCCTTTGCCTCAACGTCCCGCTGTTCCACTGCTTCGGATGCGTCCTCGGTGTGATGGCATGCATCAACCACGGCGTCACGATGTGCTTCGTGGAGGTGTTCGACCCCATCAAGGTCATGACGACCATAGAGACCGAGAGGTGCACGGCCGTCTACGGTGTCCCCACGATGTTCATCAGCATCCTGAACAACAAGCTGTTCGACAAGTTCGACTTCTCCTCCCTGAGGACCGGCATCATGGCGGGGTCGCCCTGCCCGATCAAGACCATGGAGGAGGTCGTCGACAAGATGAACATGAAGGAGATCACCATCGTCTACGGCCTCACGGAGGCATCCCCCGGTATGACCCAGACCACCTACGACGAGCCCTCCATCGAGAAGAAGTGCTCGTCCGTCGGTAAGAGGCTTCAGGGAGTGGACACGGTCATCCTCGACCCGGAGACCAACGAGCCCTGCCCGGACGGCGTCATCGGAGAGTTCTGCTGCAAGGGCTACAACGTCATGAAGGGCTACTACAAGATGCCCGAGGAGACGGCCAAGATCATCGACTCCAACGGGTACCTGCACTCCGGGGACCTGGGCTACAGGGACTCCGAGGGGTACTTCTACGTCACAGGCAGGATCAAGGACATGATCATCCGCGGAGGGGAGAACGTCTACCCCAAGGAGGTCGAGGACTACATCTACAACTGCCCCGGCGTCAGGGACGTCCAGGTCGTTGGGGTCAAGAGCAAGAAGTACGGCGAGCAGGTGGGCGCCTTCGTGATCAAGGAGCCGGGATCCGACCTCATCGAGCAGGACATCATCGACTACTGCAAGAAGGGCATCGCCTGGTACAAGACCCCGAAGTACATCCACTTCATCGACGAGTTCCCGATGAACGCGGCGGGGAAGATCCTGAAGTACGAACTCAGGCAGATGGCCGAGCAGCTCTGGCCCGACGCATGA
- a CDS encoding cupin domain-containing protein, producing the protein MTDMNKLGKRVMKYREGLGLTQEQLATNTGLDVGYLKDVEEGRIYPPIGTIIKLSRALGQRVGTFMDDQFQPDPIVVKRKDRIEETSSRAADGQYHYFPLGKGKTDRHMEPMFIRIEPDVVHKTSSHEGEEFIIVVSGKILVKYGKEETIIGEGDTVYYNSVVPHYIGAIDGPAEIYAVLYTPF; encoded by the coding sequence ATGACAGACATGAACAAACTCGGCAAGAGGGTCATGAAATACAGGGAGGGGCTCGGCCTCACCCAGGAGCAGCTGGCGACCAACACCGGACTCGACGTCGGATACCTGAAGGACGTCGAGGAGGGCCGCATCTACCCCCCTATCGGAACCATCATCAAACTGTCCCGCGCCCTCGGACAGAGGGTGGGCACGTTCATGGACGACCAGTTCCAGCCCGACCCCATAGTCGTGAAGAGGAAGGACAGGATCGAGGAGACCTCCTCCAGGGCCGCCGACGGCCAGTACCACTACTTCCCCCTTGGGAAGGGGAAGACCGACAGGCACATGGAGCCCATGTTCATCAGGATCGAGCCCGACGTCGTCCACAAGACCTCGTCCCACGAGGGAGAGGAGTTCATCATCGTCGTCTCCGGCAAGATCCTGGTCAAGTACGGCAAGGAGGAGACGATCATCGGGGAGGGCGACACCGTCTACTACAACTCCGTCGTCCCCCACTACATCGGCGCCATCGACGGGCCCGCCGAGATCTACGCGGTCCTCTACACCCCGTTCTGA
- a CDS encoding alpha/beta fold hydrolase has product MPFANINGIEMHYHEEGEGNPVVLINGFSGDTSFFKQMIPELSSKYRVITFDNRGAGLTRYPGNGIRKQDFVDDVLALMDHLHVFKAHMLGWSMGAHIAQEFALQHPERLKSLTLVSAYPYRPARSSYFMNGIVDCALKGADPEYISMMTNAFCFTENFFADHEAKGRPVRSLKNLDPHGLKDQMGALDEFDTRETVCNISVPTLSIHGLSDIMVEPKLGDYISDRIPGCKVMRIPDVGHIIRTDLYSREFMEHIRANDC; this is encoded by the coding sequence ATGCCATTCGCAAACATCAACGGAATCGAGATGCATTACCACGAGGAGGGGGAGGGGAACCCCGTCGTACTCATCAACGGATTCTCCGGAGACACCTCCTTCTTCAAACAGATGATACCCGAGCTGTCCTCGAAGTACAGGGTGATTACCTTCGACAACAGGGGAGCCGGACTGACGAGGTACCCCGGGAACGGGATCAGGAAGCAGGATTTCGTGGATGATGTCCTGGCGCTGATGGACCACCTCCATGTGTTCAAGGCGCACATGCTAGGATGGTCGATGGGCGCCCACATCGCGCAGGAGTTCGCTCTCCAGCACCCGGAGAGGCTCAAATCGCTGACACTGGTGTCCGCCTACCCGTACAGACCTGCTAGGTCCAGCTACTTCATGAACGGGATCGTGGACTGCGCCCTGAAGGGTGCGGACCCCGAGTACATAAGCATGATGACAAACGCGTTCTGCTTCACGGAGAACTTCTTCGCTGATCACGAGGCGAAGGGGAGGCCCGTGAGGTCCCTGAAGAACCTGGACCCCCACGGCCTGAAGGACCAGATGGGCGCTCTTGACGAGTTCGACACCCGCGAGACCGTGTGCAACATCAGCGTCCCCACGCTGTCCATCCACGGACTCAGCGACATCATGGTGGAGCCCAAGCTCGGCGACTACATCTCGGACAGGATACCCGGGTGCAAGGTCATGAGGATCCCTGACGTCGGCCACATCATAAGGACCGACCTCTACTCGAGGGAGTTCATGGAGCACATCAGGGCCAACGACTGCTGA
- a CDS encoding AMP-binding protein, with protein sequence MRNINLRYVDETYDENGLLKTYKLKCPDNFNFGYDIVDDIAAAEPDRVALVWDSQSGEQHTFTFSDISRMSNKVANYLLSQGIGKGDVVMLILKQRYQFWFCMVALHKIGAIAAPATHMLTKHDIEYRINAASVKAVICTDQSNISGSVEAADNIPSLQLRALVGEKREGWVDFNAEVEKASDVLERIDTRVTDPMLMYFTSGTSDNPKMVLHSHRYALGHLMTAKHWHQVDPEGIHYTVSDTGWGKSVWGALYGQWIMESAVFVYEYDKFEPHEIMDMIEKHRITTFCCPPTMFRLYLNAGLEGHDLSSLKNCCIAGEALNPDTYQTWYDATGLKLMEGYGQTETTMVVGTLRGMEPKPGSMGKPSPQFEVDIVDEDGNPCPPGVNGEIVVKADAFGIMIGYYRDEEKTAVTLRGGWHHTGDVAWKDEDGYYWFVGRNDDIIKSSGYRISPFEIESALMLHPAVLECAVTGVPDPIRGQLVKATIILRSGFEPTDELKKEIQNFTKKETAPYKYPRVVEFVETMPKTISGKVRRVEIRNKDIEKYNSA encoded by the coding sequence ATGAGGAACATCAATCTGAGATACGTCGACGAGACCTACGACGAGAACGGTCTTCTGAAGACGTACAAGCTCAAGTGCCCTGACAACTTCAACTTCGGGTACGACATCGTGGACGACATCGCCGCGGCGGAGCCCGACAGGGTGGCACTGGTCTGGGACAGCCAGTCCGGAGAGCAGCACACGTTCACGTTCTCCGACATCAGCAGGATGAGCAACAAGGTCGCCAACTACCTCCTCTCACAGGGCATCGGCAAGGGCGACGTCGTCATGCTGATCCTGAAGCAGAGGTACCAGTTCTGGTTCTGCATGGTTGCCCTCCACAAGATCGGCGCCATCGCCGCCCCGGCTACCCACATGCTGACCAAGCACGACATAGAGTACAGGATCAACGCCGCCAGTGTCAAGGCCGTCATCTGCACTGATCAGTCCAACATCAGCGGCTCGGTGGAGGCGGCGGATAACATCCCCTCGCTGCAGCTCAGGGCCCTCGTCGGTGAGAAGAGGGAGGGCTGGGTCGACTTCAACGCGGAGGTCGAGAAGGCATCCGACGTGCTCGAGAGGATCGACACCAGGGTCACCGACCCCATGCTCATGTACTTCACATCCGGGACCTCCGACAACCCGAAGATGGTCCTCCACAGCCATCGCTACGCGCTCGGTCACCTGATGACCGCGAAGCACTGGCACCAGGTGGACCCCGAGGGGATCCACTACACCGTCAGCGACACCGGCTGGGGCAAGTCCGTGTGGGGCGCCCTCTACGGCCAGTGGATCATGGAATCCGCGGTGTTCGTATACGAGTACGACAAGTTCGAGCCCCATGAGATCATGGACATGATCGAGAAGCACAGGATCACCACGTTCTGCTGCCCTCCCACCATGTTCAGGCTCTACCTCAACGCGGGTCTCGAGGGTCACGACCTCTCGTCCCTCAAGAACTGCTGCATCGCCGGAGAGGCTCTCAACCCCGACACGTACCAGACCTGGTACGACGCCACCGGCCTCAAGCTGATGGAGGGGTACGGACAGACCGAGACGACCATGGTCGTCGGCACGCTCAGGGGCATGGAGCCCAAGCCCGGCTCCATGGGGAAGCCCTCCCCGCAGTTCGAGGTCGACATCGTCGACGAGGACGGCAATCCCTGTCCTCCCGGAGTCAACGGGGAGATCGTGGTCAAGGCCGACGCCTTCGGCATCATGATCGGCTACTACAGGGACGAGGAGAAGACCGCCGTCACCCTCAGGGGAGGATGGCACCACACCGGCGACGTCGCCTGGAAGGACGAGGACGGATACTACTGGTTCGTCGGCAGGAACGACGACATCATCAAGTCCTCCGGTTACAGGATCAGTCCCTTCGAGATCGAGAGCGCCCTCATGCTGCACCCTGCTGTGCTTGAGTGCGCCGTCACAGGCGTGCCGGACCCGATCAGGGGACAGCTCGTCAAGGCCACCATCATCCTCAGGTCCGGCTTCGAGCCGACCGACGAGCTGAAGAAGGAGATCCAGAACTTCACAAAGAAGGAGACGGCGCCGTACAAGTACCCCCGTGTTGTGGAGTTCGTGGAGACCATGCCGAAGACCATCAGCGGAAAGGTCCGCAGGGTCGAGATCCGCAACAAGGACATCGAGAAGTACAACTCGGCGTGA
- the thiM gene encoding hydroxyethylthiazole kinase, whose amino-acid sequence MGRVRAARPLVHHITNYVTVNDCANVCICAGGSPVMTDGEDVADMVTISSATVVNIGTLNARTVASMEVAFGTASGKGIPMLLDPVGAGATTYRTEVAERLMGMHPTVIKGNAGEIGVLSGLGGDVKGVDSHGSSDVVSAVETLARDTGSIVVATGETDYVSDGSVTYRLENGTDMLGNVSGTGCMVSSVVGCYIGACGRSIDAVASAVTAFNIAAEVAVTRCGGPGTFRPALLDAMFNLDGETLDDRARCERV is encoded by the coding sequence ATGGGGCGTGTCCGTGCGGCACGTCCCCTGGTCCATCACATAACCAACTACGTCACGGTGAACGACTGCGCCAACGTCTGCATCTGCGCGGGTGGGTCGCCGGTCATGACAGACGGGGAGGACGTCGCGGACATGGTCACCATCTCCTCTGCCACTGTCGTCAACATAGGGACCCTGAACGCAAGGACGGTCGCGTCCATGGAGGTAGCATTCGGGACCGCATCGGGGAAGGGGATCCCCATGCTCCTCGACCCGGTCGGGGCGGGCGCCACCACGTACCGCACAGAGGTCGCCGAGAGGCTCATGGGCATGCATCCGACGGTCATCAAGGGGAACGCCGGGGAGATCGGGGTGCTTTCCGGGCTCGGGGGCGACGTGAAGGGCGTGGACTCCCACGGCTCCTCGGACGTCGTCTCCGCCGTGGAGACCCTGGCGCGCGACACTGGGTCCATCGTGGTCGCCACCGGCGAGACGGACTACGTCTCCGACGGAAGCGTCACGTACAGGCTGGAGAACGGGACGGACATGCTGGGCAACGTGTCCGGGACCGGGTGCATGGTGTCCTCAGTGGTCGGATGCTACATAGGTGCCTGCGGCAGGAGCATAGACGCGGTGGCGTCGGCCGTCACAGCATTCAACATCGCGGCGGAGGTCGCCGTCACGAGATGCGGGGGACCCGGGACGTTCAGGCCCGCCCTCTTGGACGCGATGTTCAATCTCGACGGGGAGACCCTCGACGACAGGGCGAGGTGCGAGAGGGTATGA
- the tgtA gene encoding tRNA guanosine(15) transglycosylase TgtA, translating to MFEIIRRDGLARIGKFTTKSGRTMETPALLPVVNPKIRTVEPRELYDRFGFRALITNSYIIRNTPKLKEEAQEKGLHELLDFPGVIMTDSGTFQSHMYGEVEVTNEEIVEFQKSIGTDIGTVLDIFTEPDWSHEKTKRSLETTLERTEQACGMKGDMMINGVVQGSVYTDLREYSASAMAPMDVDVHPIGGVVPLMEQYRYAELVDVVMASKKGLNPSRPVHLFGCGHPMLLALATLMGCDLFDSASYALYARDDRLMDVTGTHRLQDMQSLDCNCPACRGITIEELRRMDKSKRSKLIAEHNLYQITEELATVRRYLREGRLWELAEIRCRSHPALLDGLRRLREYQGQMELYDPISREGAVFYTGPESRNRPVYKRYLDRIGTRYVPPTRRAALFEDTQGKPYSRPYAEQFAKARCAGYTPIVVSPWGPVPAELDEMYPLAQSLFPSIPDAETETESERLTFLFLQKVGFETVVEGDKVPEDGTEEFDADKIRAKAVARYQFGIEAADALFREPVELVTSRKTGKIRNVISDGEHVLSMRAGDGMYTLRMEGAKRIVSAVPAPHMRVAVSDDAVPFVSEGKNVFCQFVLSCDPEIRPMEEVIVTDKDDKPIATGRAFLVESEMRQMRKGMAVKVRSGSDDE from the coding sequence ATGTTCGAGATCATCAGAAGGGACGGACTCGCGAGGATAGGAAAATTCACCACCAAATCCGGCAGGACCATGGAGACGCCTGCGCTCCTGCCTGTCGTCAACCCCAAGATCCGCACCGTGGAGCCCAGGGAGCTCTACGACAGGTTCGGGTTCCGCGCCCTCATCACGAACTCGTACATAATACGCAACACCCCCAAGCTCAAGGAGGAGGCCCAGGAGAAGGGCCTGCACGAGCTCCTCGACTTCCCTGGCGTCATCATGACCGACTCCGGCACCTTCCAGAGCCACATGTACGGCGAGGTGGAGGTCACCAACGAGGAGATAGTCGAGTTCCAGAAGTCCATCGGAACGGACATCGGGACCGTCCTGGACATATTCACCGAGCCCGACTGGTCCCACGAGAAGACGAAGAGGTCCCTCGAGACCACCCTCGAGCGCACCGAGCAGGCCTGCGGGATGAAGGGTGACATGATGATCAACGGCGTCGTGCAGGGCTCCGTCTACACCGACCTCAGGGAGTACAGCGCCTCGGCGATGGCCCCCATGGACGTGGACGTCCACCCCATCGGCGGAGTCGTCCCCCTCATGGAGCAGTACCGCTACGCCGAGCTCGTGGACGTCGTCATGGCGTCCAAGAAAGGACTCAACCCCAGCCGCCCCGTCCACCTCTTCGGATGCGGGCACCCGATGCTGCTGGCACTCGCCACCCTGATGGGATGCGACCTCTTCGACTCGGCATCCTACGCCCTCTACGCCCGCGACGACCGTCTCATGGACGTCACCGGCACCCACCGCCTCCAGGACATGCAGTCCCTCGACTGCAACTGCCCCGCTTGCCGCGGGATCACGATCGAGGAGCTCAGGAGGATGGACAAGAGCAAGCGCAGCAAGCTCATCGCCGAGCACAACCTCTATCAGATAACGGAGGAGCTGGCGACGGTCAGGAGGTACCTCAGGGAGGGCAGGCTCTGGGAGCTCGCCGAGATCAGGTGCAGGTCCCACCCCGCTCTGCTGGACGGCCTCAGGAGGCTCAGGGAGTACCAGGGCCAGATGGAGCTCTACGACCCCATCAGCAGGGAGGGGGCCGTCTTCTACACGGGCCCCGAGAGCAGGAACAGGCCTGTCTACAAGAGGTACCTCGACAGGATCGGCACCAGGTACGTCCCGCCCACACGCAGGGCCGCGCTCTTCGAGGACACGCAGGGCAAGCCCTACAGCCGCCCCTACGCGGAGCAGTTCGCCAAGGCCAGATGCGCCGGCTACACGCCGATCGTGGTCTCCCCCTGGGGCCCGGTCCCGGCGGAGCTCGACGAGATGTACCCCCTTGCACAGTCGCTCTTCCCGTCGATCCCCGACGCGGAGACGGAGACCGAGTCCGAGAGACTGACGTTCCTGTTCCTCCAGAAGGTCGGATTCGAGACCGTCGTCGAGGGGGACAAGGTCCCGGAAGACGGCACGGAGGAGTTCGACGCCGACAAGATCAGGGCGAAGGCCGTCGCCAGGTACCAGTTCGGCATCGAGGCCGCGGACGCCCTGTTCAGGGAGCCCGTGGAGCTCGTCACCAGCAGGAAGACCGGGAAGATCAGGAACGTGATCTCGGACGGGGAGCACGTTCTGTCCATGCGCGCAGGCGACGGGATGTACACCCTTAGGATGGAGGGCGCCAAGAGGATCGTCTCGGCAGTCCCCGCTCCCCACATGAGGGTGGCCGTCTCGGACGACGCGGTCCCGTTCGTCTCCGAGGGGAAGAACGTGTTCTGCCAGTTCGTCCTGTCCTGCGATCCGGAGATCAGGCCCATGGAGGAGGTCATCGTCACAGACAAGGACGACAAGCCCATCGCGACCGGCCGTGCTTTCCTCGTGGAGTCCGAGATGAGGCAGATGAGGAAGGGTATGGCCGTGAAGGTCAGGTCCGGATCGGACGACGAGTGA
- a CDS encoding cupin domain-containing protein → MEPNIAEVAERIKAMREMCDITVEEMADIVGKTPEEYVEYESGRLDFSFTFLHKCAEKFGIDIVELLTGENPHLSGCTLVRKGKGLPIKRRIGFEYEHLAYNFKDKLAETFLVTAPYIEEDQNAPIRVSTHEGQEFDYVLEGTLRFSHNGHVMDLGPGDSVYYDSGKPHGMYATSKEGCRFIAVVLKG, encoded by the coding sequence ATGGAGCCTAACATCGCAGAGGTAGCTGAGCGCATCAAGGCGATGCGCGAAATGTGTGATATTACAGTCGAGGAGATGGCGGACATCGTCGGAAAGACGCCCGAGGAGTACGTCGAGTACGAGAGCGGGAGGCTCGACTTCTCGTTCACCTTCCTTCACAAGTGCGCCGAGAAGTTCGGCATCGACATCGTGGAGCTGCTGACCGGGGAGAACCCCCACCTGTCAGGATGCACCCTGGTCAGGAAGGGCAAGGGGCTCCCGATCAAGAGGCGCATCGGGTTCGAGTACGAGCATCTTGCGTATAACTTCAAGGACAAGCTCGCGGAGACGTTCCTGGTCACAGCGCCCTACATCGAGGAGGATCAGAACGCGCCCATCCGTGTGTCTACGCACGAGGGTCAGGAGTTCGACTACGTCCTCGAGGGCACACTGAGGTTCTCCCACAACGGCCACGTCATGGACCTCGGTCCCGGGGATTCCGTGTACTACGACTCGGGCAAGCCCCACGGCATGTACGCCACCTCCAAAGAGGGGTGCAGGTTCATCGCCGTAGTACTGAAGGGTTGA
- a CDS encoding peptidyl-tRNA hydrolase: MGFGFKSVRADEEYKIVVLVRMDLDMGKGKMAAQVGHASVELALRAQKMDRKSFDAWMSGGQKKVVLKVANRDEMIRYMNEARSNGLYTCIITDAGRTQVEPGSQTCVGIGRPPAAT; this comes from the coding sequence ATGGGCTTCGGATTCAAGAGCGTCAGAGCGGACGAGGAGTACAAGATCGTCGTCCTCGTCAGGATGGACCTCGACATGGGGAAGGGGAAGATGGCCGCCCAGGTCGGACACGCATCCGTCGAGCTCGCGCTCAGGGCGCAGAAGATGGACAGGAAGTCGTTCGACGCATGGATGTCCGGAGGGCAGAAGAAGGTCGTCCTCAAGGTCGCCAACAGGGACGAGATGATCAGGTACATGAACGAGGCCCGCAGCAACGGCCTCTACACGTGCATCATCACCGACGCCGGGAGGACGCAGGTCGAGCCTGGCAGCCAGACGTGCGTCGGCATCGGGCGGCCCCCTGCAGCGACATAG
- a CDS encoding AMP-binding protein: MRNINLRYVKETYDENGLLKHLDIDCPDDFNFGYDIVDDIAVNDPERVAMVWEHENGECRRFTFADIKRLSDKTCNYLASKGIGKGDFVMLVLKHSYQFWFICVALHKMGAIAVPATFMLKSHDIEYRIDAAGLKAAIVTDDDDIIESFEGAGNIDKLACRFTVNGHRDGWLDFDREMEECSEAWGRVPTKRTDRFLMYFTSGTSGNPKMAVHDYSYPLGHILLAKHWQQVEADGLHWTVADTGWAKNAWGKFYGQWIMESAVFVYEYDRFEPHHIMNMIEKHRITTFCCPPTMFRLYLNAGIEGHDLSSLKNCCIAGEPLSPDTFNTWYKATGLKLMEAFGQTESSVIVGTLKGMTPKPGSMGKPSPQFRVELLDKEGNPVRPGEEGEICVSISPRVPGIFVEYYRDEVKTNETLRDGWHHTGDVAWKDEDGYFWYLGRNDDIIKSSGYRISPFEIESVLVEHPAVLEVAVTGVPDPIRGQLVKATIILREAYKPTDELKKELQQFTKSRTAPYKYPRVIEFVDAIPKSISGKVRRVVIRNRDIKDLIPEPEDRA, from the coding sequence ATGAGGAACATCAACCTGAGGTACGTGAAGGAGACCTACGACGAGAACGGTCTCCTCAAGCATCTTGACATCGACTGCCCCGACGACTTCAACTTCGGTTACGACATCGTGGACGACATCGCGGTAAACGACCCCGAGAGGGTCGCGATGGTCTGGGAGCACGAGAACGGCGAGTGCAGGAGGTTCACCTTCGCCGACATCAAGAGGCTCAGCGACAAGACGTGCAACTACCTTGCCTCCAAGGGCATAGGCAAGGGCGACTTCGTCATGCTGGTCCTCAAGCACAGCTACCAGTTCTGGTTCATTTGCGTGGCGCTCCACAAGATGGGCGCCATCGCGGTTCCCGCCACGTTCATGCTCAAGTCCCACGACATCGAGTACAGGATCGACGCCGCCGGCCTGAAGGCCGCCATCGTCACCGACGATGACGACATCATCGAGTCCTTCGAGGGCGCCGGCAACATCGACAAGCTCGCATGCAGGTTCACCGTCAACGGCCACAGGGACGGATGGCTCGACTTCGACAGGGAGATGGAGGAGTGCTCCGAGGCCTGGGGGAGGGTGCCCACTAAGCGCACGGACAGGTTCCTCATGTACTTCACATCCGGGACGTCCGGCAACCCCAAGATGGCCGTCCACGACTACAGCTACCCGCTGGGACACATCCTCCTGGCGAAGCACTGGCAGCAGGTGGAGGCCGACGGGCTCCACTGGACGGTGGCCGACACCGGGTGGGCGAAGAACGCCTGGGGTAAGTTCTACGGACAGTGGATCATGGAATCCGCGGTGTTCGTCTACGAGTACGACAGGTTCGAGCCCCACCACATCATGAACATGATCGAGAAGCACAGGATCACCACGTTCTGCTGCCCTCCCACGATGTTCAGGCTGTACCTGAACGCGGGGATCGAGGGCCACGACCTGTCTTCGCTGAAGAACTGCTGCATCGCCGGCGAGCCCCTCAGCCCCGACACGTTCAACACATGGTACAAGGCGACCGGTCTCAAGCTCATGGAGGCCTTCGGACAGACCGAGTCCTCCGTCATCGTCGGTACCCTCAAGGGGATGACCCCCAAGCCCGGATCCATGGGGAAGCCGTCACCCCAGTTCCGTGTGGAGCTTCTCGACAAGGAGGGGAACCCCGTCCGCCCCGGAGAGGAGGGGGAGATCTGCGTTTCCATATCCCCGAGGGTCCCCGGGATCTTCGTTGAGTACTACAGGGACGAGGTCAAGACCAACGAGACCCTGAGGGACGGATGGCACCACACCGGCGACGTTGCATGGAAGGACGAGGACGGCTACTTCTGGTACCTGGGGAGGAACGACGACATCATCAAGTCCTCCGGATACAGGATCAGCCCCTTCGAGATCGAGAGCGTGCTCGTGGAGCACCCCGCGGTCCTGGAGGTCGCAGTCACCGGAGTGCCGGACCCGATCAGGGGGCAGCTTGTCAAGGCCACGATCATCCTCAGGGAGGCGTACAAGCCCACCGACGAGCTCAAGAAGGAGCTTCAGCAGTTCACCAAGTCCAGGACGGCCCCTTACAAGTACCCCCGTGTGATCGAGTTCGTGGACGCAATACCCAAGTCGATCAGCGGGAAGGTCCGCAGGGTCGTGATCCGCAACAGGGACATCAAGGACCTGATTCCGGAGCCGGAGGACAGGGCCTGA